In Maridesulfovibrio frigidus DSM 17176, a genomic segment contains:
- a CDS encoding HRDC domain-containing protein, which yields MKYAFFSVPVGCKESERELNSFCATHRILAVDKHFVVDSGSGFWTFCISYIGIDPVKSAPRQKVDYKEVLSESEFSVFAELRRLRKDLADKGGVPAYAVFTNEQLAAFVRDKIITKSGMESVAGVGAAKIKSYAEVFLPVLKKLFLDPDQTQSVSRDEANSNQNQ from the coding sequence ATGAAATATGCCTTTTTTAGCGTGCCGGTAGGCTGCAAAGAATCTGAGCGGGAGTTGAATTCATTTTGTGCAACTCATCGCATATTAGCTGTGGATAAGCATTTTGTTGTGGACTCGGGATCGGGATTCTGGACTTTTTGTATTTCGTATATTGGAATAGATCCGGTCAAATCTGCTCCCAGACAAAAGGTAGATTACAAGGAGGTTCTTTCAGAAAGTGAGTTTTCTGTTTTTGCCGAGCTGCGTAGGCTCCGAAAGGATCTTGCAGACAAGGGTGGTGTTCCTGCTTACGCCGTATTCACAAATGAACAGCTTGCTGCTTTTGTTCGAGATAAAATTATAACAAAGTCCGGAATGGAGAGTGTGGCCGGAGTTGGTGCCGCTAAAATTAAAAGTTATGCAGAAGTATTTTTGCCTGTACTTAAGAAATTGTTTCTAGATCCTGATCAGACTCAATCTGTGAGCAGAGATGAAGCGAATAGCAATCAAAATCAGTGA
- a CDS encoding formylglycine-generating enzyme family protein gives MSKSSKYFPSGAVGRGDLIRLLSYFPDAPHDILAGLLGYKRIPLKPTSSGEDVDGGKNDEFTGRTPDGVLQKGWNSTLTPRFWHVNEREFLNDEHVVPSQIPNKKATSQPVVTRKPAPLKEPLIPWKRLWPFLKGVLEGEIYSRQPDEREALRILSKGEAFNSIPLKKRKTWASFSQIIMDTSKRLSVFRDDFHLLVDGVEELTGSAHLQVCRLPYGPLNKAYYPKKEEFKEINIDQYGAPLLILSDLGSYGSSYDRAQWLRFGESLYNTGIRPVVLNPAPQSMWDDKLTKLFRQVCWDTSVNLPPIHGSKGGVMHCDVDGGKQDFVELLLSLLSPAIYIDLGLVRAMRKLLPEASAEVEAFVWGHSAVDATYKSFAFKRSHLQYYRDKFNKLEVDFKEKALKVIEDCHTFLPSEVQLEERLSQHVLRRKYAPETSIPEDVKEYLEWLNDCLFSGGGDRGASTLAWVKRMSWRQLDEVRAVEGAEQLCAAAAKAFERELMSKNSAELPTFLKEKDIVGFSEKEHPFKSWEVRQIGTEFYIFDESSHLLQSYAQGSHITYIRGQRLLKIEAQNKVQQRTFADGLCIPTSANEVIVLSSSSESITLSSITKPDWADSIYRNSSGLYATLLLNDSKIKHVLSSEIKELNRFSNYDKSSKDNVEKGFWLNLSQLNKTFEIGLPDISWAENYGFDQYGLYADLNIEGVIQRMRWIHPGTFMMGSPEDEPARHDNEIQHEVTLTKGYWLADTPCTQELWEKVMGNNRSEFKGNAQLPVERVSWDDCQEFIQTVNKRFQELNLKFPTEAEWEYGCRAGTDTSFSFGVNITTEQVNYDGSHPYNDGPKGVSRGKTVLVKELSCNQWGLYQMHGNVWEWCADWYGEYPERSIENPQGSTDDGLRVLRGGGWSGNGRFVRSAIRIRRQPDSRDGCFGFRFSLGQKG, from the coding sequence ATGAGCAAATCAAGTAAATACTTTCCATCTGGAGCTGTGGGACGGGGTGACCTTATCCGCTTACTGTCATATTTTCCAGACGCTCCGCACGATATTTTGGCAGGTCTTTTAGGATATAAGCGCATTCCATTAAAGCCTACTTCAAGCGGTGAAGACGTAGACGGTGGAAAAAATGATGAGTTCACCGGACGGACTCCTGATGGAGTTCTTCAAAAAGGGTGGAATAGTACTCTAACTCCTCGTTTTTGGCATGTTAATGAACGCGAGTTTTTGAATGATGAACATGTTGTTCCATCCCAAATTCCGAATAAAAAGGCAACATCTCAGCCCGTTGTAACTCGTAAGCCTGCCCCTCTTAAAGAGCCTCTTATTCCTTGGAAACGTCTGTGGCCTTTTTTGAAGGGAGTTCTAGAGGGAGAGATTTACTCGCGTCAGCCTGATGAGCGAGAGGCTCTCCGTATTCTTTCTAAAGGGGAGGCTTTTAATTCTATCCCATTAAAAAAAAGAAAGACATGGGCTTCATTTTCTCAAATAATTATGGATACATCTAAAAGGCTTTCTGTTTTTAGGGATGATTTTCATTTGCTTGTCGATGGAGTGGAGGAGCTAACTGGTTCTGCTCATCTACAGGTCTGCCGTTTACCTTATGGGCCGCTTAATAAAGCCTATTACCCTAAAAAGGAAGAATTTAAGGAAATTAATATAGATCAGTATGGTGCTCCTCTTCTGATTCTTTCAGATCTTGGTAGCTATGGCTCTTCATATGATCGAGCTCAATGGTTGCGTTTTGGTGAATCATTGTACAACACAGGAATACGCCCTGTTGTTTTGAATCCTGCTCCCCAAAGTATGTGGGACGATAAGCTTACAAAATTGTTCCGCCAAGTTTGTTGGGATACAAGTGTTAATTTGCCGCCGATTCATGGCTCCAAAGGTGGAGTGATGCATTGTGATGTTGATGGCGGTAAACAGGATTTTGTTGAGTTGTTGCTTAGCTTGTTATCGCCTGCAATTTATATAGATCTCGGACTGGTGCGCGCTATGCGTAAGTTGTTGCCGGAAGCGAGTGCGGAGGTCGAAGCTTTTGTCTGGGGGCATAGCGCAGTTGATGCTACATACAAATCTTTTGCATTTAAACGTTCCCACCTGCAATACTATAGGGATAAATTTAACAAACTTGAGGTAGATTTTAAAGAAAAAGCACTAAAAGTAATAGAAGATTGTCATACTTTTTTACCATCTGAGGTGCAATTAGAGGAAAGGCTTTCACAGCATGTTTTGCGAAGAAAATATGCACCGGAAACGTCTATCCCTGAAGACGTTAAAGAGTATCTCGAATGGCTAAATGATTGTCTTTTCAGTGGAGGGGGCGATAGGGGGGCGTCAACCCTTGCATGGGTAAAACGCATGAGTTGGCGCCAACTTGATGAGGTCAGGGCTGTTGAAGGCGCGGAGCAATTATGTGCAGCAGCAGCTAAAGCTTTTGAAAGGGAGCTTATGTCCAAAAACAGTGCTGAATTACCGACTTTTTTAAAAGAAAAAGATATAGTAGGATTTAGTGAAAAGGAGCATCCCTTTAAATCCTGGGAGGTTCGGCAGATAGGGACTGAGTTTTATATTTTTGATGAGTCTTCGCACCTCTTACAATCATATGCTCAAGGGAGCCATATTACTTATATCAGAGGACAAAGGTTGTTAAAAATTGAAGCTCAAAATAAGGTCCAGCAACGTACTTTTGCAGATGGTCTTTGTATACCTACGTCCGCCAATGAAGTAATTGTTTTAAGCTCTAGCTCTGAATCCATCACACTTTCCTCCATAACTAAACCCGACTGGGCCGATTCCATTTACCGTAATTCTTCCGGTCTGTACGCTACCCTTCTTCTGAATGATTCCAAAATAAAACACGTGCTTTCAAGTGAAATAAAAGAATTGAACCGTTTTTCAAATTACGACAAAAGCTCCAAAGATAATGTTGAAAAAGGCTTCTGGCTCAACCTCTCTCAATTAAATAAAACTTTTGAAATAGGTCTCCCTGACATCTCATGGGCGGAGAACTACGGATTTGATCAATACGGTCTCTATGCCGATTTAAATATCGAAGGGGTAATACAGCGTATGCGCTGGATACATCCCGGGACTTTTATGATGGGCTCTCCCGAAGATGAGCCGGCAAGGCATGATAACGAAATACAGCATGAAGTGACATTGACAAAAGGTTACTGGCTTGCTGACACACCCTGTACTCAGGAGTTGTGGGAAAAGGTTATGGGCAATAATCGCAGCGAATTTAAAGGAAATGCTCAGTTGCCTGTCGAGAGAGTTTCTTGGGATGACTGTCAGGAGTTTATTCAAACCGTGAATAAGCGTTTTCAAGAGTTGAATCTAAAGTTTCCTACCGAAGCTGAGTGGGAATATGGATGCCGTGCCGGAACAGATACATCGTTTTCATTTGGTGTTAATATTACTACGGAACAGGTGAACTATGATGGGAGTCACCCATACAACGATGGTCCCAAGGGCGTTTCACGAGGGAAAACTGTGCTGGTTAAGGAATTGTCCTGTAATCAGTGGGGTCTTTATCAAATGCATGGGAATGTGTGGGAGTGGTGCGCTGATTGGTATGGTGAATATCCAGAAAGGTCTATCGAAAACCCACAGGGCTCTACTGACGACGGGCTCCGCGTTCTGCGTGGCGGCGGCTGGAGCGGCAACGGCAGGTTCGTGCGTTCTGCCATCCGCATCAGGCGCCAGCCGGATAGCCGTGACGGGTGCTTTGGTTTTCGTTTTTCCTTAGGCCAAAAGGGGTAG
- a CDS encoding AAA family ATPase: protein MESKNYKWDPAHEFVIDAAIALGRPLLVRGEPGVGKSSLARAAAEKLKRTFISEVVTARTEPNDLLWQFDGVKRLGDAQIECALPEAQRDSSRLDKSNYLIPGALWWAFQPEQAADFYDRCSGSCYPSLNYNIKNPVNKGGWVVLIDEIDKADSDVPNSLLEAFAEGQFKVPYLDESVSIQDGITDQEKIPNPLIIITTNEERELPKAFLRRCFVLHMGIPEIEDDAEKWLIERAKAHDASDDLPLSKIAKIVLEDRKNSSGRYKPGLGEYLDFVSTFANKKPSEKMSKKEEGKFFEIIKSFTLNKDAS from the coding sequence ATGGAAAGTAAAAACTATAAGTGGGATCCTGCTCACGAATTTGTTATTGATGCCGCAATTGCTTTAGGAAGGCCCTTACTCGTGCGAGGTGAACCTGGAGTTGGTAAAAGCAGCTTGGCTCGGGCTGCCGCTGAGAAATTGAAACGCACATTTATTTCTGAAGTCGTAACTGCGAGAACAGAACCTAATGATTTGTTGTGGCAGTTTGATGGGGTTAAGCGTTTGGGCGATGCTCAGATAGAGTGCGCTTTGCCGGAAGCTCAACGGGATTCCTCGCGACTTGATAAAAGTAATTATCTTATACCGGGTGCGTTGTGGTGGGCTTTTCAGCCTGAGCAAGCGGCAGATTTTTATGATCGTTGTTCTGGTAGTTGTTATCCTTCTTTAAACTACAATATAAAAAATCCTGTTAATAAAGGTGGATGGGTTGTTCTTATTGATGAAATTGATAAGGCCGATTCAGATGTGCCTAATTCTCTACTGGAAGCGTTTGCTGAAGGGCAGTTTAAGGTGCCATATCTTGATGAATCTGTTTCCATTCAAGATGGAATTACTGATCAAGAGAAAATCCCTAATCCGCTGATTATTATTACAACAAATGAAGAACGCGAGCTTCCTAAAGCCTTTTTACGACGTTGTTTTGTTCTGCACATGGGTATTCCTGAAATAGAAGATGATGCTGAAAAGTGGCTTATTGAACGGGCAAAGGCTCATGATGCTTCAGATGATCTTCCGCTGTCCAAAATAGCAAAGATCGTGCTGGAGGATAGAAAAAACTCTTCGGGTCGGTATAAACCAGGTTTGGGGGAATATCTGGATTTTGTTAGTACATTTGCAAATAAAAAGCCTTCGGAAAAAATGTCTAAGAAAGAAGAAGGTAAATTTTTTGAGATCATTAAATCTTTTACATTGAACAAAGATGCTTCTTAG
- a CDS encoding zincin-like metallopeptidase domain-containing protein encodes MAKDKKPFHESFAEKIIESLKAGTAPWQRPWEPGEYQSPFNPISGSVYSGVNQVALSAAGLNDPRFMTYKQAASKGWQIKKGAKSEKVVFWASGRPELIKDEGNKPILDENGKMQFEIIPFPKPVLRYASVFHASQIEGIPEWEGREVTWNPDERAEIVIGNSGASIIHDQHKRAFYRPSSDEIHLPPQAAFDSSDKYYSTALHELSHWTGHASRLDREGGPFGSELYAREELRAEIGSWMINSELGLGHDPSQHLSYVDSWVKVLEKDPYEIVRACRDADKIKKYTLDFEKQRSMEETKEQGMAMSGPDKARLEQRESMHGTPENGKTYLKVPFSEKEQAKKLGAKWDKEQKMWFAPEGANPDSFKKWLPRLAERIEVSIKKTGELIQSMTKDAEKKKQEKSQAKNPAQEKTYLNVPYKEKWQAKKLGARWDKSAKLWFAATGTDLDPLSKWLPKNKAITPAGNPEQEFAKAVQEAGLDLQGQLPIMDGTLQRIPVIEGKQNSKDGAYTGFLDGNPAGFIQNHKTGLKMNWKAEGHQLTDEQKAELKAQSAQKKQEREKLLAEQREKASKRSYAKWKNAKDWANDKQTYLAKKGVYGYGVKVNEHGNLIIPGRDVNGHIHTLQTVTEEAKLFEKGGLKSGSFHTIDPDQKIAQGGPILIAEGYATSASIHMATGEPTIVAFDASNLEPVAKALHEKYPDSPIIILGDNDHHLKNNVGVEKAEAAAIAVSGVAIVPKFSDSEREQGLSDFNDLHQSSGLDAVKKQLFGINKAPKKAAQNKNEEQALAI; translated from the coding sequence ATGGCAAAAGATAAAAAGCCTTTTCACGAAAGCTTTGCTGAAAAGATAATTGAAAGTTTAAAGGCAGGAACCGCTCCGTGGCAACGGCCATGGGAACCGGGTGAATATCAATCACCTTTCAATCCTATTTCCGGTTCTGTTTATAGCGGAGTCAATCAGGTGGCACTCAGTGCAGCCGGTCTGAATGACCCTAGGTTTATGACTTATAAACAGGCAGCGTCCAAAGGTTGGCAGATAAAGAAAGGGGCCAAGTCAGAGAAAGTCGTTTTCTGGGCTTCAGGTAGGCCTGAACTTATCAAGGATGAAGGGAATAAGCCTATCCTTGATGAAAATGGCAAAATGCAATTTGAAATTATTCCATTCCCAAAACCTGTACTGCGCTACGCAAGCGTTTTCCATGCGAGTCAGATTGAAGGAATTCCGGAATGGGAAGGACGGGAAGTAACATGGAATCCTGATGAACGGGCCGAAATAGTTATCGGCAATTCAGGAGCAAGCATCATTCATGATCAACATAAACGGGCTTTCTACAGGCCTTCATCAGATGAAATACATCTGCCTCCCCAAGCCGCTTTTGACAGTTCAGACAAATACTACAGCACGGCATTGCATGAGCTGAGTCACTGGACAGGCCATGCTTCGCGACTGGACCGAGAAGGAGGACCATTTGGATCTGAACTGTATGCGCGTGAAGAACTGCGTGCAGAAATAGGAAGCTGGATGATCAACTCTGAGCTGGGCTTGGGGCATGATCCAAGCCAGCACCTCAGTTACGTAGATAGCTGGGTGAAAGTTCTTGAAAAGGATCCTTATGAAATAGTCCGGGCATGTAGAGATGCGGACAAAATTAAGAAATACACCCTCGATTTTGAAAAACAGCGCAGCATGGAAGAAACTAAGGAGCAAGGAATGGCTATGTCCGGACCGGACAAGGCGAGGCTTGAACAACGAGAATCAATGCATGGAACACCTGAAAATGGTAAAACTTATCTGAAAGTGCCATTTTCCGAAAAAGAACAAGCCAAAAAGCTTGGAGCCAAATGGGATAAAGAGCAAAAAATGTGGTTTGCTCCTGAAGGAGCAAATCCGGATTCTTTTAAAAAATGGTTGCCGAGACTTGCAGAGCGAATTGAAGTCAGTATTAAAAAAACTGGTGAACTTATCCAGTCAATGACAAAAGACGCTGAAAAAAAGAAACAAGAAAAGTCTCAGGCAAAAAATCCAGCTCAAGAAAAAACTTATCTTAATGTACCCTACAAGGAAAAATGGCAGGCCAAGAAGCTCGGCGCACGCTGGGACAAATCAGCAAAACTCTGGTTTGCAGCCACCGGAACAGATCTGGATCCACTTTCAAAGTGGCTGCCCAAGAATAAAGCTATCACTCCTGCCGGCAACCCAGAACAGGAGTTTGCAAAAGCTGTTCAGGAAGCCGGTCTTGATCTTCAAGGCCAACTACCCATTATGGACGGAACTCTCCAACGAATACCTGTAATTGAAGGTAAGCAAAATTCCAAAGACGGGGCTTACACAGGGTTCCTTGATGGCAATCCGGCAGGGTTCATCCAGAACCACAAGACCGGCCTTAAGATGAATTGGAAAGCAGAAGGCCATCAGTTAACTGATGAACAAAAAGCAGAGTTAAAAGCACAGTCTGCTCAAAAGAAGCAGGAACGTGAAAAGCTGCTTGCCGAGCAACGAGAGAAAGCGTCCAAACGCTCATATGCCAAGTGGAAAAATGCAAAAGACTGGGCCAATGATAAACAGACTTATCTAGCGAAGAAAGGAGTCTACGGTTATGGGGTCAAAGTAAATGAACATGGGAATCTGATTATTCCCGGTAGAGATGTGAATGGTCATATTCATACCCTCCAGACAGTTACCGAAGAGGCAAAACTCTTTGAAAAAGGAGGGCTTAAATCAGGCTCATTCCACACCATTGATCCTGACCAGAAGATTGCCCAAGGCGGCCCGATTCTCATTGCTGAAGGGTACGCAACATCAGCCAGCATACACATGGCCACAGGAGAACCGACAATTGTTGCTTTCGATGCATCAAATCTTGAGCCGGTCGCAAAGGCACTGCACGAAAAGTACCCGGATAGCCCGATTATAATTCTTGGAGATAATGACCATCATCTGAAAAATAATGTGGGAGTAGAAAAGGCAGAAGCGGCGGCAATAGCTGTTAGCGGAGTGGCCATAGTTCCAAAGTTCTCAGACAGTGAGCGAGAACAAGGCTTAAGTGACTTTAATGATTTGCATCAGTCTAGTGGGCTGGATGCGGTTAAGAAGCAGCTCTTCGGTATCAATAAAGCACCTAAAAAAGCTGCTCAAAATAAAAACGAGGAACAGGCCTTAGCAATATAA
- a CDS encoding RNA-directed DNA polymerase translates to MKRIAIKISEVAEFNNMAFATFLAAKGKRNRTAVRHFFDGFEQNIYNLGNDINKGLAPYGRYEQFLIRDPKHRVIHAACFEDRVVHHAIIRHVGPVLEKALVHSTFACRVGKGNLAAIYRVQKGVRRYPWFVKLDILRFFASIDHEILLNQLKRKIKGSCCDLVGLIIDSFSEHPGKGLPIGSLTSQHFANFYMSSFDRFLMEKLRVKCHVRYMDDVIWWCRSREEAKLTLLAAREFLQDFLVLQCNEKAVQINRSSHGVTYCGYRVLPGSVRLTPRKRCRYSQLRRINEIAFQRGEISGIELQQLYASLSAVMNQAASLGWRSKEHLCNGVVDA, encoded by the coding sequence ATGAAGCGAATAGCAATCAAAATCAGTGAAGTAGCTGAATTCAATAATATGGCGTTTGCTACATTTCTTGCCGCAAAAGGTAAACGGAACCGAACTGCAGTGCGTCATTTTTTTGATGGGTTTGAGCAAAATATTTATAATCTGGGTAATGACATAAATAAAGGTCTGGCCCCATACGGCAGGTATGAACAATTTTTAATTCGTGACCCTAAACATCGTGTTATTCATGCGGCATGTTTTGAGGACAGAGTTGTACATCATGCCATTATTAGGCATGTGGGACCGGTACTGGAGAAAGCTCTTGTTCATTCAACATTCGCATGTCGTGTCGGGAAAGGAAATCTTGCCGCTATATACCGGGTTCAAAAAGGGGTGCGCAGATATCCTTGGTTTGTAAAATTGGATATATTGCGTTTTTTTGCATCCATTGATCATGAAATTCTCTTAAATCAGCTGAAGCGGAAAATTAAAGGATCATGCTGTGATTTGGTTGGGCTAATAATTGATTCTTTCTCGGAACATCCCGGTAAGGGCTTGCCCATAGGATCATTGACTTCGCAGCATTTTGCTAATTTTTATATGAGCTCTTTTGATCGTTTCTTGATGGAAAAGTTACGCGTTAAATGTCATGTCCGTTACATGGATGACGTAATATGGTGGTGTCGTTCACGGGAGGAGGCTAAGTTAACCTTGCTGGCAGCGCGAGAGTTTTTGCAGGACTTTTTAGTGCTGCAGTGCAACGAAAAAGCTGTTCAGATCAACAGATCATCTCATGGAGTCACCTATTGCGGGTATCGTGTATTGCCGGGAAGTGTAAGACTTACTCCCCGGAAGCGGTGCAGGTATTCGCAATTGAGGCGTATAAATGAGATTGCTTTTCAGCGTGGTGAAATCAGCGGAATTGAACTTCAGCAGTTGTATGCATCTTTGTCCGCAGTAATGAATCAAGCTGCGAGTTTAGGCTGGAGAAGCAAAGAACACTTATGCAATGGGGTGGTCGATGCGTAA
- a CDS encoding formylglycine-generating enzyme family protein, protein MTSGFIDNNIPPSPFPPLWASSWGQDQYGLYADLNIEGIIQVMRWIRPGTFMMGSPEDEPKRSKNEIQHEVTLTKGYWLADTACTQELWEKVMGNNPSEFKGNAQLPVETVSWDDCQEFIQTVNKRFQELNLKFPTEAEWEYGCRAGTDTSFSFGVNITTEQVNYNGNYPYNDDPKGVSRGKTVPVKELPCNQWGLHQMHGNVLEWCADWYGKYPERSVENPQGITDAGSRVLRGGSWDDYGGYVRSADRSRSLPVYRYGDFGFRFSLGQKG, encoded by the coding sequence ATGACTTCAGGTTTCATTGATAACAACATCCCCCCTTCTCCCTTCCCACCTCTATGGGCAAGTTCATGGGGGCAGGATCAATATGGTCTCTATGCCGATTTAAATATCGAAGGGATAATACAGGTCATGCGTTGGATTCGTCCCGGAACTTTTATGATGGGTTCCCCCGAAGATGAGCCGAAGAGGTCTAAAAATGAAATACAACATGAAGTGACATTGACAAAAGGTTATTGGCTTGCTGACACGGCCTGTACTCAAGAGTTGTGGGAAAAGGTTATGGGCAATAATCCCAGCGAATTTAAAGGAAATGCTCAGTTGCCTGTCGAGACTGTTTCTTGGGATGACTGTCAGGAGTTTATTCAAACCGTGAATAAGCGTTTTCAAGAGTTGAATCTAAAGTTTCCTACCGAAGCTGAGTGGGAATATGGATGCCGTGCCGGAACAGATACATCGTTTTCATTTGGTGTTAATATTACTACGGAACAGGTGAACTATAATGGGAATTACCCATACAATGATGATCCCAAGGGCGTTTCACGAGGGAAAACTGTTCCGGTTAAGGAATTGCCCTGTAATCAGTGGGGGCTTCATCAAATGCATGGGAATGTGTTGGAGTGGTGCGCTGACTGGTATGGGAAATATCCAGAAAGGTCTGTCGAAAACCCACAGGGCATTACTGACGCCGGGTCCCGCGTTCTGCGTGGCGGCAGCTGGGACGACTACGGCGGGTACGTGCGTTCTGCCGACCGCAGCAGGAGCCTGCCGGTTTACCGTTACGGGGACTTTGGTTTTCGTTTTTCCTTAGGCCAAAAGGGGTAG
- the cmr4 gene encoding type III-B CRISPR module RAMP protein Cmr4: MFTESNILIYRCVTPLHCTASEAGESIYFSVAREQSTNFPIIPATSLKGVWRDICQRTEEWKDEVAAAFGPDSQEVGKNNSGLLGFMDAQILYIPVRSNVRTFFLITCPLQISRFNDAREKKGLSTYAIKEQCENDIIISEALCDISKIYLEDIKLNAKHKTLTLPTDGVPAHLTPRLALVSDDKFEWFASNTMEIHAHNKLSVTNKSKNLWYEELVPAESIFFGQLLESLPYKAKEGDTTGKYSSKLMTTAPPFFQIGRNYSTGHGQMQITVVTQDESYKDDW, encoded by the coding sequence ATGTTTACCGAATCCAATATACTCATATACAGATGTGTGACTCCCCTTCACTGCACAGCAAGCGAAGCTGGAGAAAGCATTTACTTTTCAGTCGCCCGCGAACAATCCACCAATTTTCCGATTATCCCGGCCACATCGTTAAAAGGAGTCTGGCGTGACATCTGCCAACGTACTGAAGAATGGAAAGACGAAGTCGCAGCGGCATTCGGCCCGGACTCACAAGAAGTGGGCAAAAATAACTCTGGCCTACTCGGCTTTATGGATGCCCAGATTCTGTACATACCAGTCAGATCAAACGTGCGAACTTTCTTCCTGATAACCTGCCCTCTCCAGATAAGCAGGTTCAATGATGCCAGAGAAAAAAAAGGACTCTCTACCTATGCCATTAAAGAACAATGCGAAAACGATATAATAATCTCAGAAGCACTGTGCGACATTTCAAAAATCTACCTTGAAGATATCAAACTGAATGCAAAACATAAAACCCTCACACTGCCCACAGATGGAGTTCCAGCCCATTTAACACCTAGACTGGCTCTAGTATCTGACGATAAATTCGAGTGGTTTGCTTCTAACACTATGGAAATCCACGCTCATAACAAACTCAGTGTAACAAATAAATCTAAAAACCTCTGGTACGAAGAATTGGTTCCTGCAGAAAGCATCTTTTTCGGCCAACTGCTGGAAAGCCTTCCATACAAAGCAAAAGAAGGAGATACTACCGGAAAGTACTCATCTAAATTAATGACAACAGCCCCCCCTTTCTTCCAAATCGGCAGAAACTACTCTACCGGCCACGGACAGATGCAAATAACTGTTGTAACTCAAGATGAAAGCTACAAGGATGATTGGTAA